In Chryseobacterium salivictor, the DNA window CTTCAGAATATACAGTCCGTTGCTCATTCTTTCTGCAGGAATTACCACCTTCGTGCTATTAGGCTGCATTTTGCTGATTAATTTACCGCTGGTATCATACATCTCGACACCGGTCATCTTCTCATTTTTAGAGGTGATGACAAAATCACTGCCGTCCCGGTACACCACCACTCTTTCTTTCACCATATTATCGGTTACCAATACAGCATCGGGCTGATAGATGATTTCAAAACGTCCGGTGGTTTCGCCTGCGGTGGCTTCAAAGCTGTAGCTGCCTTCGCTCAGGTTGGTGACGGTCCCGGTTTGTTTGTCTTTCAGATAAATCTTCTGCCCTTTGTCAAAAACACCTTCCCTTTTACCCGCAGCAATCATATAAATTCCAGTTTGAAAATGCTTCGTTCCTAAGGCTATCTTATCTGCAATGGTAAAAGCTCGTTTACCGTTGATGCCAATTTTTTTGTTATCAACAAGACTGAAAATATCGTCTGATCCTAATTTGGATTCAGAATCTTCGGCTCCAAAAGCATCGCTCCCGCCATCAAAATAAACAACAGCAAGGGTACTGGTGACCTTCGCAGGAGAAATTAACCGTAGCCAGAAACGGTCATCTTCTAAATCCTGGTTTTGCGTTCTTCCTAAAAAACTTGCAGTCACCTCAGCATCAGTGCGAATACTGTTGTTAAAAACAAGGGTATATCCCTTAGCAAGTGCTTTGGTCATAAACCCCTGACCCACGCTGATAATTTGAGAGGGTATTTTTTCACCAATTACCTTAGTATTCAGATAACCTGCAGCCGATGTTCCGGTCCCTTTATTTCCTGCGAACACATTGAAAATTGCATAAGCTTGTCCATTGTAGGCAGACCCTTGCTGTACAAAAACATCATTCACTTCATTGTCCCACAAATAAAAAGTAGCACTGATATTTTCTGATGCTTTTCCTGTTTGACGGTTTCCGCCATTCAGTTCATACAGTTTTATTAAATCAATATTTGAAGGATAAGGATTTCCTAAAAGATTATACCCCAATGAGGTGTTGGTTCCGGTATTGCTGTTTGCCAGGGGAAAATTAATCTTACCATTTTGCGGAACACCTATATATTTCGCAGTCACCTCCATATTTCCAACCGGCACCGCAGCTGTAGTTGGTTCTTTTATGGCCAGGCCTCTGCCTGGAATATTCGCACCGGAGGATGTACCAAAAAGGTTATTGGCCTCATTATGATAAAGTGCAAAAGTAATTCCGGGGTAAATCGTTTTTAAATTTTGACCTGCAATAAAATCCACTGGAGAACCTACATAGTTATATTGGTTTCGGGTCACTCCAATTTTAATATCCCGCAACACGGTGATGGCACCTGAGTTTGGAGGGGTAGGATTATCATTGGTCTGGATCAGGTTACCATCTGTTTCTACGGTAAGACTGCTTCCTTGAGTAACAGTCACGCCATTCTGTACTTTGAAAAACCCTCCTTTCCGAATGGTGACCGGTGCATTATTCGTGATTAATAATGAACAAACATCCAGATTTCCCGCACTTGAATTGTACGCAGACTGTATTTCTGCCGAAAGATTCGGTGCAAGCGCAGGAGTCCATTTACCAGTATTGTAAACTGCTGTTTGCGTTGCGATTGTTATTGCATTCGATGTTGCCTGTAAATTTGCTAAACATGAACTTGCATTAGAAGTCATTATCACCGTTACCTTATTACCAACTACCAAACTTGTCGATGTAAAAGTCGGACTGTCTGTTCCTACATTTATTCCATTGACCTGCCACTGATAGGAAGGCGCTGATCCACCATTGGTTGGTGTCGCCGTAAAAGTAAAGGATGTTGGAGTTCCGACACAGATGATACTGGAAGGAGTGGTAACACTAACACTTGCAGGTAAATTAGGATTAACCGCCATCACAAGAACATTCGATGTAGCTGGAGAACCAGTCAAACAAGGAGATGCATTAGAAGTCATTTTTACTGAAATTAAATCACCATTTGTTAAGGTTGTTGAGGTATAAGTAGAAGAAGTTGCTCCAGGAATCAAAGTAACTCCATTATACCATTGATAAGTCGGGCTTGTTCCTCCATTTGTTGGTATTGTAGTAAAGGTTACCGAAGTTCCTGCGCAAATGGTAGTTCCCGGATTTGCCGCAATACTAACGCTTACTGGTAAAGTCGGATTAACCGCCATCACAAGAACATTCGATATAGCTGGAGAACCAGTCAAACAAGGAGATGCATTAGAAGTCATTTTTACTGAAATTAAATCACCATTTGCTAAGGTTGTTGAGGTATAAGTAGAAGAAGTTGCTCCAGGAATCAAAGTAACTCCATTATACCATTGATAAGTCGGGCTTGCTCCTCCATTTGTTGGTATTGTAGTAAAGGTTACCGAGGTTCCTGCGCAAATGGTAGTTCCCGGATTTGCCACGATACTAACATTTGCCGGTAGATTGGCATTGACCGTTATCGTTCCCATTGCTTTCGCACTTCCACAACCTCCTGTCAATGAAATACTATAATTAAATGTTCCCGAAACTGTAGGAGTACCGCTGATGGTAATCATATTCGATGCCCAAGTCGCAGAAACTCCTGCCGGCAAACCATTCTTTCCTCGCACTCCGCTATCGCTGATTCCGCTAGCTCCGGTTGTAGCATAAGTGATATTGTTAATTGCAGTACCCGCGCAAACTACTTGGTCATTGGTTCCAGCAGTTGAGCTTAATGCAACAGTATCATTCGGCTTTACTTCCACACTTACCTGATCAAATACGGTTGCACCATTTCTTGTCACTGCGATTTTGAAAACATAAGCACCTGCCACGGTCAATGTAATTGGCAAAACCTGAACATCTATTTTAGTTCCGGAAGGTATTGAGTATCCACCAGGTCCGGAAACCAATGACCATTTATAAGTAGCGTCTGAATAGTTTTGGGTAGATAAACTAACCGTATTGCCTATGCATAAAGAAGAAGGTGTTGCTGTTGCCCGAACAGTCCCTCCGGCGTTATTAACCTCACAAAAATTTCCACCAAATGGTGCACCGCCATTACCTGTACAGGTGGAATACAGAACAGTTCCAATCCATAATTCTACATTATTAGTACAGGTTCCGCCAATAATACCCATCCCATTAACTCCATCTGAGGAACCACATGTTCCATTTCCAATATTTACTACTATTTGCGTTCCTGCAGGAAATTTCACTGTCAGTTGGTTGGCATTGAGATTGAGTGTACCGTTCTTAATGATTACATTTTGTGTAGTTTTAAATTCAACAATGGTTTTGTTGTCAGGAGAAATGTGTAGTTTCCCCCCATTAATTATTAAATCACCGAAAGACAGATTAACAGGACTAACCATGGTATCAGGAATGGTCACTTGATGAGTAATTGTAACCGACGACGTAGAATATCCTAGTGGAACCGTAGCAGTACCGGGGTAACCTGACGTTAGAGGGGACCACTTCACAGGAGATATACTGGTACATACCTCCCATGTGGCTATTGCATTCCAGTTCCCGTCCCCTTTAGACCTATAATCACCAACTGCCTGTGCCATAGCAAAATGCGAGAAAAATAAAAAGAACAGAAGAAACCCTGTTTTTCTTAAAAAGTTATTTGTTTTCATTTGTATTTGTGTTGATATGTATGTTTATCTGAAATTAAAACAAGAGATACACAAGGCCGTAAAGAAACCCGGTGAGATAAATTTCGCGCACAGCAAAAGACACCCGCCATGTTGAACACAGGGGATTGCGGTGATTCCATACTTCAGGAAGTTATTGAAAATTCGCGGCGGAAAAAAGATTTTAAAAATGAGGGAAACGGCCAGCATCCAGACCATTCATAGCACCCAAGAAAACGCCTACCCGTTGAGGGAAAGTAATTTAGTTTCATCATTTGTGTGTTTAAAAGTGTAATATATTTTCTTACACTCCATTTATTTTAACGAATCACGATTTCCGTGACCTATTATCTTAAACTGAAAAAGAAGAGGAAATCAAAAAAGTATTTTTTGAAAACAATAAAAAACTTCCTTTACCCTTAACTTTCAGAAAACAAAGCTAATATTTTTTTTGATATAATAAATACATTATCTTTATTTATTTAATCCAAATAAAAATCATTCAACGCAACACGAAATCATTTAACATAATATCTTAATAAGATACAATGCATTGATGCGGATTCCATAATACCTTACCCTAGAGTAAAGTATTGTCTGTATTTTTTTTCATTTGTTGCGGAATATTTAATTAATTAATATTAATCCAATAGATCACAAAGATATATTTTCCTAACAAACCACCAAGCAAACTCCACATACATAACTTAACTTAAAAAAACCTTGCAAAATTACCTTAAAAAAAGAAAATATTTTACAGACCGTCAAACACATTAAAATTCATCATCACCATCAATAAGGCAACATTTTTACAAAATCGACAAAAAAAAACTAGTGAATCTATGTATGATCATCAATCAGATTTTCATAAATAATCCCATGTCACCCTTTCAGAAAAAAATCAAAAAAAATCTCAAACCCTGAAGAGGTTTGAGATCAAATTACCATATTATCCAAAAGATATTATCTGATGATTTTCCTGATAGTCAACTGTTCTTTTTGATGGATCTTTAAAACATAAATGCCTTGAACAAAATAGTGCCCCGGGATTACAACTCTGGTATTTTCCGCTTGTATTTTACAGACAAGTCTGCCAATGGCGTCATAAACCTCAACCTGTGTTATTTTCGTGGTTTGTGCTTTGATGACAAAATCCCCAGCGTCCTGGTACACCAGTATTCCCTCTTTTATTTTATGGTCGGTTACCAGAATGATTTCCGGCTGATAAACAATTTCAAATCTGCCCGTTGTCTCACCGGCATCTGCTGCAAAAGTATAACTGTCCTGACTCAGGCTGGTAACGGTACCGGTTTTCCTGTCTTTCAGGTAGATATTCTGGCCGTCTTCAAAGACCCCTTCTGCTTTATCCAGCGCGATGGTATAATTTCCCGCCGCGAAATGCGCAGTTCCCAATGCTACAACATCCGTATTCCTAAAACTGCTTCTGCCGTTGACAGACAGTTTCTCTCCTTCTACCCAACTGAACAGCGCATCAGAACCGCCCATAGAATGGCTGTCTTCGTTGGTAAACCCATCGACGCCTTTTTCAAAATAAACAACCGCGATATTGGAAGCGATATTTTGCGGGCTGATCATATTGAGCCAGAAGCGATCCACTGCTTTCTCAGAATTTTCGCCCGTACCTTTACCAAAATAGGCCTGAGAAGAACCGGACGATCTGGTGCTGTTGCTGAAAATAATATTCTGACTCGATACAGCAGTCAACTTTGCCATAAAACCTTGCGCAACACTTACGTATCGTGAAGGAATTTTCAATACAGATGTTCCTTTATCCCCACTTGCTTTCACAGGAGTTCCTACCCCTGCGGGCGTTGCGGCATTGAACTGTGCATAAGCCTGTCCACCGTATGAATCCCCAAACTGCGTGGTTTGAAGATTGGCATTATGATCCCAGAAATAAAAAGTGGAGCTTAGTTTTCCGGAGGCCGCATTATTCTGATAAAACTGAACAAGATCCATATTGGAAGAATAGGGATTCCCGATCAGATTATACCCCCGCTGCATATTGGCAGGATTTGAATTAACCAAAGTATAAATGAAAGTGCCGTTGGCTGGCTTGCCTTCAAAAACGGCAGTGATATGGGCCGGCGCAAAACCAATTGCCGGTTCTTTTACCGCCAGCGCCCGTCCCTTGATATAAGCTCCGGAAGAATTCAGAAAAGTATTGGTTCCCTCGTTGTGATAAAGGACAAATGGCGCGGTGACCGGCAGTTGATGCTCATCCCGTGCATTTTTATAAAGGTCTTTCATGTTAAAACCTTCGGCCGGGGAATGAAGGTAATTGTACTGCTGCCGCCCGGCAGAAAGGGTGATAAGCTGTTCGGCTTTAAAATTTCCCGCGCCGGAATTGGTATCACTTTCATTCACCTGAATCAGATTCCCTTTGGCCTGAACAATCACACTGCCGTCATTCACCATGAAATCAGAAATCTTCACTTCGGTACCTGCCGCAACGGTAAGGGTCGCTTTGTTACCGATCTCACACTGGCAGACTTTAAAACCGCCAAAGTCTGCTGTATTGTAATCTGCCTGAATAATCGCCTTATCGGAAGTTTGTGGCGCAGAGGGAAACCATGCTCCATTCCATATTTTAGGAACCAAACCGGTACTCGTAATGCGTACATCATCTAAAATCCAGGATTCATTCAGCGCATTATCCTGCGCAGAAATTCTTAGTTTGAGCTTCGCAACCGCAGGAAGACCCGTAATCGATATTGCGCTGTAGCGATTTTTAGCGGTAGAACTGAAATAGGTTAAATGATCATCTGCAGCATACGCACGGGTTCCCGTAGCTGTTCCGGCACTTCCAAAACTCCACGCCAGATTCATTTCTCCGGACACCACTTTGGCCTGCGGATACCACGTCGCGCCTCCGTCCGGACTGACCTCCACCAATACATAATCCAGTTTATCTCCATGAATGGTGGTACTGGTGTTGGAAGCATCTAAATCATCCATCCCATTACCGGTGCTTCCCAGGGAAAAGCCGGCAACCTTAAACGAAAGATTAATATGGTCATAAATGGAAGTATCTACCTCATCAAAAGTGAAAACGACACCAGAAGGAGTTTCGGATAAAGGATCTCCGCCCTGAATCCGGTAACCTCTTGCCCCTTCCGAATAGAGATTATTGGCTTTAGGAAAACTGTTGCTGCCACTGTTTCCACTGGAGAATCCCGTATTCGGTCCCGGTGCAATGGTGCCAAAGTGGGTGAGCGTGTAATTCATCACAGGACTTGCAGGCACCATTTCAAAATTCTGCCGTGCGATGATGATTTCTCCCACAGAGGAACAGTAGGTCGCTGCCCCTCTCACCGCAAAAACGTAAGGATGGTCTTTCGGATCATTGTTGGCAATAGACAGGGTCGCGTTTTTCGTTCCAACCGCAGTAGGTGCAAATTTAATTTCAAAGGTTGCCGTTCCATTTTGATTCAGGACCGTTCCTGCTGCAGGACCATTCAAAACAGAAAAAGAAGAAGCATCTGGGCCGGAAAGAGTGATGGCTCCGATGGTAAGGGGATAACCACCCAGATTTTTAATTTCGAAAGCCTTGGTTTGGGAGTCACCTAAATTCTGACTTGCAAACAGGGTATTGTTTAAACCGCTCGGACTCATACTTCCATTCGCAATAGAACTTCCGTTTCCGGTAACCTTCATGTCGGAAATCCCCGCAGCTACCTGGCCGCTGAGCGCTACTACTTTAGTCGCAGCATTGGAGGAAGTTAATCTAACGGTTCCAGCGTAAGAGCCGATTTCCAAACCATCTTTGAGACGCACATGAATTGTTTTATTCGTGACCGCACCCGCTGAAGATTTAAAAAGAACAAGGGTTGAAAAAGGAGGCGCATTGCTGCCATCATAGGTCTGATTGGTTGAAATTTCCCAATTTGAGGAAGCCTCTGCTGTAATATCTTCTCCTAGATTCACACCGTTCACGACAAAATTCTGAGTGGCAGAAGGCCCCTGACCAAACGGATACGAAAATCCGGAAAGGGTGGTTTTATCGGTGGTAATGGCAGGTTGAGAAACAGTCGCTTTTACATCAAATGAATACACCGGGGTATCAGCATCGTTGCTGCCAATCATGACCGTTTCGGTATAAGTTCCCGGAACAGCATTATTAAATCTGATTTTTAAAATCTGGTTGGAAAAGCCGGAGAGCGGGTTGACAGCGGGTTGTGCAGAAACTGTAAATCCTTTTGAACCATGCAGCAACACCACTGCAGGATCATCTAACACCAAATTTGCGGAGCCGACATTCAGCAGCGTAAAAGTTTTCTCGACCTCCGTACCGGAAAGAATTGCGGCGCCGAAATCCGTTCCGTCAACAGCCGAAGGACTTGTATCTCCATCGGTAATGGTCACGCCATTCCCCTGAATACTGATCCTGGGTTTCGGTGTTCCGGTGAAGCAGGTCCAGGAAAGGTCGTCAATAACAACTTGCTCATTTTTACTGTTTCTAATTTCTATAGTAACACTTCCGGCAATATTGAGATTATTAATTGTAAAAGTTTGGACATCGGCATTATCCCAGGCAACAGAACTTCCTACGGATACTCCATTGATAAAAAGTTCAACCTGTCTGTTTCCAGCCCCCGTAAATCCTTTTTTTAAACTGCATCTAAAACTTGAAATGCCATTATTAATGGAGGATGAAATCATTTTACTGCTTGTAGTACGCAACATGATTCCTTTCCCATTTATTCCGAAATCTCCTTCGTCTCTTGCTTCAGTATAAGTCCAGACAATCGAGTTATTCCCTACGAATGAGCCAGCGGTATAAGACGCTTTAGCATTTGATTTGGAAAAATCCTCTGAAAAATTGCATGGCTGAGCAAGCGTAGCACAACTCGTTTTCGGCTCACCGACTAATTTGTAATCAATCGCAGTTCCCGAATTGCTATAGGACCAGATTTTAAAATAATAAGGAGTATTAGATAACAGTCCAGTGGCAGTAAAACTCTGCGTTCCCTGCAAAACATTCTGTGTATTTGCTCCGTTGGCAACTGCGGTTCCATCTTGCGGATCTGCAATATCAGCATAAGAAGTACTGCTCCACCGGATCAGATACCCGTCCGGAGGAGTGGTTCCTGCCGCATCGGTCCAGGAAATTGGAATCGTAGAGTGGGTAGTAACGCCACATGAGAAGTTGATGGGAAAATTAGTAGGCTCGGGTTGCGCCACACTGTTGACCGTCCATTCAATTTTAACATCATCTATAGCCAAACCATGATCACTCCCTGTGTGATCCGGATCATCCCATTTAAGAAGAATATAAGAACCCGCAGGAAGATTTAAAGCCGGAATTGAAATGTTACTTTTGGTTGTTTTGTTTTCCGGAGCATTTCCACTTAATGGCCCAGCCTCACCACCTGTTACTGGACTTATAAAATCCAAATTAGTAACAGCAGTCCAACCTGTAATTACTTTCGGTTGTAAATCCGTAATTGGAGAAGAGGATATTTTGTAATAAAAAGAAACCGTTTGAGCAAGTGCGCCTGAATTCCTCCATTGTTTACCAGTATAGGATACTTTAATATCCGTAACAGTAAATGACGAATTATTTTTCAGCAAAACTCCCCACGCAAAATCGCCTGCCGCAACACCCCCAGAACCCAACGAACCCAGAGCCCTGTCGGTAGAACCGGAAGAACCATAACTATAAAGGTTTCCGGCAGTTGCACTCCCTACATCTGCTGAAATTATTGTGCCAGTACCACTTCTTTTTGCATACCAATTTGTTAAAGTGGAGTTATCCACCCAATCTCCTGATCCTGTTGATAATAAAGTATTAAAATCCTGTTGATAAGATCCTGTGGTTGACATTGAAATCTGCCCACAGATTGCAGCTGAAAACAGCACAGCAAAGAGCACTATTATTCTATAAAAATAAAGTAAATATTTTTTCATGGCTTTGTGTTTTGAAGGATAAAATTACTTCTTTTTTGAATGCAAACCGCTAATTTCAAAAATCTATTCACAATTAAACAACTACTGCTCAACAAGTTAATAAACAAAAACCTCTTCCCCACTGCCTCAAAGGAGCTCCACTGGTGAAAATTTTCGAATTATACCATCCCCTACACCAAACAACACAAATCTTTGTGAAGCACAAATTCAACCATCCATCATTGACAATTTATCATTTCCTTTGACACCATTCACGATACACCATTCGCAATTGACTCCATTGACTCATTCACCATTCACCAGTTTGACACCAGTGTGCCATTCACCACTCCACAACCTGCCAATCCCTGAATAGTGTTGACTTGTTTTTATATAATTATTTTCATGGTCGTTGTTGAATGTGGCTGTTAAAATGTGGGTAAATTTTAAGTGCAATCATTTCTAAATTTATCCATATTTTAATAGCTTTCCACATTGGGTAACCTCTTTTTTTTTACGGCTCATTATTATCATAGATGGTGATAATGGGTTGGGATGAAAATCCCTTTTCCTGCCATCTTCTTTCAAATTCTACAGGCGATAACCGGCCAAGGTTATTGTGTGGTCGGCGGTTATTATATTGATTAACCGCTCGCTTTGTAAATTTCTTCAACTGTTCAAAGTTCATGGGTTTCCATCGATCCAGATATTCTTCTTTTATGGTCTTGTTTATCCGCTCTGCATATGCATTATCCTGTGCGGACAAGGCCATGCTTATCTGGGTAGCCCCTTCTTTCAGCAACTTGACATATTCTTTATAAATGTATTGCCCTCCTCTGTCCGAGTGATGGATTTTAGGAAAACAATGGTCTCTTACCGC includes these proteins:
- a CDS encoding T9SS type A sorting domain-containing protein, with translation MKTNNFLRKTGFLLFFLFFSHFAMAQAVGDYRSKGDGNWNAIATWEVCTSISPVKWSPLTSGYPGTATVPLGYSTSSVTITHQVTIPDTMVSPVNLSFGDLIINGGKLHISPDNKTIVEFKTTQNVIIKNGTLNLNANQLTVKFPAGTQIVVNIGNGTCGSSDGVNGMGIIGGTCTNNVELWIGTVLYSTCTGNGGAPFGGNFCEVNNAGGTVRATATPSSLCIGNTVSLSTQNYSDATYKWSLVSGPGGYSIPSGTKIDVQVLPITLTVAGAYVFKIAVTRNGATVFDQVSVEVKPNDTVALSSTAGTNDQVVCAGTAINNITYATTGASGISDSGVRGKNGLPAGVSATWASNMITISGTPTVSGTFNYSISLTGGCGSAKAMGTITVNANLPANVSIVANPGTTICAGTSVTFTTIPTNGGASPTYQWYNGVTLIPGATSSTYTSTTLANGDLISVKMTSNASPCLTGSPAISNVLVMAVNPTLPVSVSIAANPGTTICAGTSVTFTTIPTNGGTSPTYQWYNGVTLIPGATSSTYTSTTLTNGDLISVKMTSNASPCLTGSPATSNVLVMAVNPNLPASVSVTTPSSIICVGTPTSFTFTATPTNGGSAPSYQWQVNGINVGTDSPTFTSTSLVVGNKVTVIMTSNASSCLANLQATSNAITIATQTAVYNTGKWTPALAPNLSAEIQSAYNSSAGNLDVCSLLITNNAPVTIRKGGFFKVQNGVTVTQGSSLTVETDGNLIQTNDNPTPPNSGAITVLRDIKIGVTRNQYNYVGSPVDFIAGQNLKTIYPGITFALYHNEANNLFGTSSGANIPGRGLAIKEPTTAAVPVGNMEVTAKYIGVPQNGKINFPLANSNTGTNTSLGYNLLGNPYPSNIDLIKLYELNGGNRQTGKASENISATFYLWDNEVNDVFVQQGSAYNGQAYAIFNVFAGNKGTGTSAAGYLNTKVIGEKIPSQIISVGQGFMTKALAKGYTLVFNNSIRTDAEVTASFLGRTQNQDLEDDRFWLRLISPAKVTSTLAVVYFDGGSDAFGAEDSESKLGSDDIFSLVDNKKIGINGKRAFTIADKIALGTKHFQTGIYMIAAGKREGVFDKGQKIYLKDKQTGTVTNLSEGSYSFEATAGETTGRFEIIYQPDAVLVTDNMVKERVVVYRDGSDFVITSKNEKMTGVEMYDTSGKLISKMQPNSTKVVIPAERMSNGLYILKINQNETVTVKKILK
- a CDS encoding choice-of-anchor D domain-containing protein, encoding MKKYLLYFYRIIVLFAVLFSAAICGQISMSTTGSYQQDFNTLLSTGSGDWVDNSTLTNWYAKRSGTGTIISADVGSATAGNLYSYGSSGSTDRALGSLGSGGVAAGDFAWGVLLKNNSSFTVTDIKVSYTGKQWRNSGALAQTVSFYYKISSSPITDLQPKVITGWTAVTNLDFISPVTGGEAGPLSGNAPENKTTKSNISIPALNLPAGSYILLKWDDPDHTGSDHGLAIDDVKIEWTVNSVAQPEPTNFPINFSCGVTTHSTIPISWTDAAGTTPPDGYLIRWSSTSYADIADPQDGTAVANGANTQNVLQGTQSFTATGLLSNTPYYFKIWSYSNSGTAIDYKLVGEPKTSCATLAQPCNFSEDFSKSNAKASYTAGSFVGNNSIVWTYTEARDEGDFGINGKGIMLRTTSSKMISSSINNGISSFRCSLKKGFTGAGNRQVELFINGVSVGSSVAWDNADVQTFTINNLNIAGSVTIEIRNSKNEQVVIDDLSWTCFTGTPKPRISIQGNGVTITDGDTSPSAVDGTDFGAAILSGTEVEKTFTLLNVGSANLVLDDPAVVLLHGSKGFTVSAQPAVNPLSGFSNQILKIRFNNAVPGTYTETVMIGSNDADTPVYSFDVKATVSQPAITTDKTTLSGFSYPFGQGPSATQNFVVNGVNLGEDITAEASSNWEISTNQTYDGSNAPPFSTLVLFKSSAGAVTNKTIHVRLKDGLEIGSYAGTVRLTSSNAATKVVALSGQVAAGISDMKVTGNGSSIANGSMSPSGLNNTLFASQNLGDSQTKAFEIKNLGGYPLTIGAITLSGPDASSFSVLNGPAAGTVLNQNGTATFEIKFAPTAVGTKNATLSIANNDPKDHPYVFAVRGAATYCSSVGEIIIARQNFEMVPASPVMNYTLTHFGTIAPGPNTGFSSGNSGSNSFPKANNLYSEGARGYRIQGGDPLSETPSGVVFTFDEVDTSIYDHINLSFKVAGFSLGSTGNGMDDLDASNTSTTIHGDKLDYVLVEVSPDGGATWYPQAKVVSGEMNLAWSFGSAGTATGTRAYAADDHLTYFSSTAKNRYSAISITGLPAVAKLKLRISAQDNALNESWILDDVRITSTGLVPKIWNGAWFPSAPQTSDKAIIQADYNTADFGGFKVCQCEIGNKATLTVAAGTEVKISDFMVNDGSVIVQAKGNLIQVNESDTNSGAGNFKAEQLITLSAGRQQYNYLHSPAEGFNMKDLYKNARDEHQLPVTAPFVLYHNEGTNTFLNSSGAYIKGRALAVKEPAIGFAPAHITAVFEGKPANGTFIYTLVNSNPANMQRGYNLIGNPYSSNMDLVQFYQNNAASGKLSSTFYFWDHNANLQTTQFGDSYGGQAYAQFNAATPAGVGTPVKASGDKGTSVLKIPSRYVSVAQGFMAKLTAVSSQNIIFSNSTRSSGSSQAYFGKGTGENSEKAVDRFWLNMISPQNIASNIAVVYFEKGVDGFTNEDSHSMGGSDALFSWVEGEKLSVNGRSSFRNTDVVALGTAHFAAGNYTIALDKAEGVFEDGQNIYLKDRKTGTVTSLSQDSYTFAADAGETTGRFEIVYQPEIILVTDHKIKEGILVYQDAGDFVIKAQTTKITQVEVYDAIGRLVCKIQAENTRVVIPGHYFVQGIYVLKIHQKEQLTIRKIIR